A genomic region of Fusarium falciforme chromosome 4, complete sequence contains the following coding sequences:
- a CDS encoding MFS domain-containing protein, whose amino-acid sequence MARQLAEADGRSQPRGLINGWIGEQIEDREELGNPLSKPTINSHLQVIVFVLTLFKANVEDSTLREACRQLSQEQSKVPFQQLLDAAEVAKHRYEYYCFSKDATDGTSPPDGPSLALKVNLSLDDKKALVAERERLFSGRGMLIIIWTVSLAAFLQGHVQSSINAGSLFAETVGITQPRLINLTASESNYTFGFVQDAINGINNGTYKDTYLDDFIPQNGTYNGTDPAKTDPLGLNMTGLGATSIAKWQLGGMNAIPFLTAAFPGAPLSLPVNYCFGRRGALGISALLIIASSLGSAFASTWQQVLGARIVGGIAMGIKAVSAPILASETAVGYWRGSTILAWQLWVACGIMIGFVVNLVIASATNVLNTVPSHIYHILSENSTEIKNGIEIMTPFSSSDYQSRYLAFQLILGAPLVPSILLLIALCFCYESPRFYMRPGTPNYNLERAFEILRKVRKNELQATRDFFLIWWSIKTSAAKQEAKQYPLKTGQVKGERRDEDVDSGLTYMSRICVVLKLSGRQFRPLFNQRHLRNAMLSSCTVALAQQLCGINVFAFYSNELFSNYGVEKSMGYSFGFGGVNFFFALLAMRSIDIIGRRRWLLSTLPMMSVCLMASAIAYAVDGTTVTPRGAQASESIAGIVFIYLFAAAYSPGLGPIPFTLASESFPLSNREAGASVAISINLLFAGILTILIPSINREFKIEGTLGFFAGMNVVAFILVWLFVEETKRLPLEELEKVYDNPKFDFAKYQLFTRLLYHMKRLVSCFGDVEEPESFDEIVLRRRRAGDPADTSDDDVPQRSGTN is encoded by the exons ATGGCTCGCCAACTAGCCGAAGCCGACGGTCGCTCTCAGCCTCGAGGCCTGatcaatggatggatcggAGAGCAGATCGAAGATCGAGAGGAGCTAGGAAATCCACTCAGTAAGCCAACAATCAATTCTCATCTTCAAGTTATCGTCTTTGTACTGACCCTTTTCAAAGCCAATGTCGAGGACAGCACTCTTCGAGAAGCCTGCAGACAGCTGTCCCAAGAACAGTCCAAGGTCCCCTTCCAACAACTCCTTGATGCTGCAGAAGTCGCCAAACACCGATACGAGTACTACTGCTTCTCAAAGGATGCCACCGACGGTACCAGCCCCCCTGACGGTCCCAGCCTAGCTCTCAAGGTAAacctcagccttgacgatAAAAAGGCTCTCGTTGCAGAGCGAGAACGGCTCTTCTCTGGCAGGGGgatgctcatcatcatctggacCGTCTCTCTTGCCGCATTCCTCCAAGGTCATGTCCAGTCGTCCATCAACGCAGGGAGTCTATTTGCCGAGACAGTTGGCATCACCCAGCCCCGTCTGATCAACCTCACTGCATCAGAGTCCAACTACACCTTTGGCTTTGTTCAAGATGCCATTAACGGTATCAATAACGGCACATACAAGGACACCTACCTGGACGATTTCATCCCCCAGAATGGCACATACAATGGGACCGATCCAGCCAAAACCGACCCACTGGGCCTCAACATGACTGGACTCGGGGCCACCAGCATTGCAAAGTGGCAGCTGGGCGGTATGAATGCCATCCCCTTCCTCACGGCAGCCTTCCCGGGCGCACCGCTCTCTCTACCTGTCAATTATTGCTTTGGTCGTCGCGGTGCCCTCGGTATCTCTGCCCTTCTCATCATTGCCAGTTCTCTGGGTTCAGCCTTTGCTTCCACATGGCAGCAGGTCCTTGGTGCAAGGATCGTCGGCGGAATAG CCATGGGAATCAAAGCCGTCAGCGCCCCTATCCTCGCCTCTGAGACCGCCGTGGGCTACTGGAGAGGCTCTACCATCCTAGCATGGCAGCTATG GGTTGCATGTGGCATAATGATCGGCTTCGTCGTCAACTTGGTGATTGCCAGTGCCACAAACGTCCTCAACACGGTGCCCTCTCACATCTACCACATTCTCAGCGAGAACAGTACTGAAATCAAGAACGGCATCGAAATCATGACCCCATTCTCTTCCTCTGATTACCAATCACGCTATCTCGCCTTTCAACTAATCCTCGGCGCACCTCTCGTTCCTTCAATACTACTTCTCATCGCCCTGTGTTTTTGCTACGAGAGCCCACGGTTCTATATGAGGCCGGGGACGCCCAACTACAACCTCGAACGAGCCTTTGAGATTCTCCGCAAGGTCCGCAAGAACGAG CTTCAAGCCACTCgtgacttcttcctcatctggtGGTCAATCAAGACTAGCGCTGCCAAGCAGGAAGCGAAGCAATATCCACTCAAGACCGGTCAAGTCAAGGGGGAGAGGAGggacgaggatgtcgacTCGGGCTTGACATACATGTCTCGCATCTGTGTGGTCCTCAAGCTCTCTGGAAGACAGTTCAGGCCTCTGTTCAATCAGCGGCATCTGAGAAACGCCATGTTGAGCAGCTGTACCGTTGCTCTGGCCCAGCAGCTCTGTGGCA TCAACGTTTTCGCCTTTTACTCAA ACGAGCTTTTCAGCAACTACGGAGTGGAAAAGAGTATGGGATACAGTTTTGGTTTCGGTGGTGTCAacttcttctttgccttgcTAGCAATGAG GTCCATTGATATCATCggaagaagacgatggcTCTTGTCCACCCTCCCAATGATGAGTGTCTGTTTAATGGCCTCGGCTATTGCCTACGCAGTCGATGGCACAACAGTCACACCTCGAGGAGCCCAAGCTTCCGAGTCTATTGCTGGCATCGTCTTCATCTACT TGTTTGCTGCTGCATACTCTCCGGGTCTTG GTCCAATCCCCTTTACTCTCGCCTCTGAAAG TTTCCCTCTATCAAATCGAGAAGCC GGTGCTTCAGTAGCCATATCCATCAACCTGCTCTTCGCGGGCATCCTAACAATCCTAATCCCCAGCATCAACAGAGAGTTCAAGATTGAAGGTACTCTCGGATTCTTTGCTGGAATGAACGTGGTTGCCTTCATTCTCGTCTGGCTGTTTGTTGAGGAGACAAAGCGGCTACCGCTGGAGGAACTGGAAAAGGTGTACGACAACCCCAAGTTCGACTTTGCCAAGTATCAGCTCTTTACACGTCTTCTTTACCATATGAAGCGCTTGGTTTCTTGCTTCGGGGATGTGGAGGAGCCAGAGAGCTTTGACGAGATtgtgctgaggaggaggagggcgggaGATCCGGCTGACACGTCGGATGATGATGTTCCACAGCGATCAGGGACTAATTAG